One genomic segment of Roseovarius carneus includes these proteins:
- a CDS encoding ATP-binding protein, whose protein sequence is MTFHWLKRYLPRSLTGRATLILLLPVITVLIVVSVVSVQRLFEGVTRQMTVTAAREISLVMAADGDALARALDMERRVLASNEVPEADLRRWHDLTGIVVIRELRRLVPEISAVHLPDNQVVALYVEGRDGALELRFDRRRVSASNPHQLLVNMLVFGALMTVVAYIYLRNQLRPITRLARAAEAFGRGRMEDYRPRGAIEVRAAGHAFLDMRARIERQIEQRTLMLSGVSHDLRTPLTRLKLSLTMLEDQEEAAPMLRDVDDMQRLLDEFLAFARDAAEDEPEVVDPVALVRRIVEDCVRSALPVTLHEVRGEGALPLRPGGIRRAVENLINNAVRYGSRAEVSVQITARTLRITVEDDGPGIPEALREEAVKPFARLEPGRNQDKGTGVGLGLAITTDIARVHGGNLRLGPSERLGGLCADIVIAR, encoded by the coding sequence ATGACTTTTCATTGGCTCAAACGCTACCTGCCGCGCAGCCTTACGGGGCGCGCCACGCTGATCCTGCTCTTGCCGGTGATCACGGTGCTGATCGTGGTGTCGGTCGTGTCTGTGCAGCGGCTTTTTGAAGGGGTGACGCGGCAGATGACGGTGACCGCGGCGCGCGAGATTTCGCTTGTGATGGCGGCGGATGGGGATGCTCTGGCGCGGGCGCTTGATATGGAGCGCCGTGTTTTGGCTAGCAATGAGGTGCCGGAGGCGGATTTGCGGCGCTGGCATGATTTGACAGGGATTGTGGTGATCCGTGAGCTGCGACGGCTGGTGCCGGAAATCAGCGCGGTGCATCTGCCCGATAATCAGGTCGTGGCGCTTTATGTGGAGGGGCGGGACGGGGCTCTGGAGTTGAGGTTTGACCGGCGGCGGGTGTCCGCCTCCAACCCGCATCAGCTTTTGGTGAATATGCTGGTCTTTGGGGCGCTTATGACCGTGGTTGCCTATATTTATCTGCGCAACCAGCTCAGGCCGATCACGCGGCTGGCACGGGCAGCGGAGGCGTTTGGCCGCGGACGGATGGAGGATTATCGCCCGCGCGGTGCCATCGAGGTGCGCGCGGCGGGGCATGCATTTTTGGACATGCGCGCGCGGATTGAGCGGCAGATTGAGCAACGCACGTTGATGCTGTCGGGTGTGAGCCATGATCTGCGCACGCCGCTTACGCGGTTGAAGTTGAGCCTGACCATGCTTGAGGATCAAGAAGAGGCGGCCCCGATGCTGCGCGATGTAGATGACATGCAGCGCCTTTTGGACGAATTTTTGGCCTTTGCCCGTGATGCGGCGGAGGATGAGCCGGAGGTGGTGGACCCTGTAGCCCTTGTGAGGCGGATCGTGGAGGATTGCGTGCGCAGCGCCTTGCCCGTGACTTTGCATGAGGTGCGTGGTGAAGGCGCGCTGCCCTTGCGTCCCGGCGGCATCCGGCGGGCGGTGGAGAACCTGATCAACAACGCGGTGCGCTATGGCAGCCGGGCGGAGGTCTCGGTGCAGATCACGGCACGCACATTGCGGATCACTGTAGAGGATGATGGGCCGGGCATCCCCGAGGCGCTGCGCGAGGAGGCGGTAAAGCCCTTTGCGCGGCTGGAGCCGGGGCGCAATCAGGATAAGGGCACGGGTGTGGGCCTTGGGCTTGCGATCACCACGGATATTGCGCGGGTGCATGGGGGGAACTTGCGGCTTGGACCCTCGGAGCGTCTGGGAGGGCTGTGCGCAGATATCGTGATTGCGCGGTGA
- a CDS encoding asparagine synthetase B family protein, whose protein sequence is MDDGRAEMSGVSAWQSGPSFDVPVGRLFARWDWDGATLRAEVDPFGFFNLYVYEKAGRVMISPSLLELVAQGADTARDDLALAVFHRMGIFIHDETPLAHVRTLPPGGRLVWSEGRLEITGGVDIPVERQISREGVVEGMTEYFRAGMARILHSYDGPLALPLSGGRDSRHILLEMLHQGRRPEACVTFHHNGVVMNTEAQAARMVCEWAGVPHHVLGHARPRLADALRNVVMTSLCADEHAQMMPLHDYFLGRDIAGFDGIAGDILTNPDGDAERFYQLAMKDDYVGIARGLVEGHGGVISQPGWGQGAGPLYSPGMDREVLEHIGRAVAAYADAPDPYQVFWMYHRTRREINFVPQAILESTKMVFCPYLDEPFARFCMSLPYAVTRDQKLHNDCIARAYPGYADIPFAEGFAAPAPQSGGLRHKLRSALDVMRICRKLGALGEVRAFIGEPAELKRGPDTAYRLHDLCLSGLDTVKARALLDLASELEAARPRHLITDAI, encoded by the coding sequence ATGGACGACGGGCGCGCCGAGATGTCCGGGGTCTCTGCATGGCAATCGGGACCGTCATTCGATGTACCTGTTGGGCGGCTTTTTGCGCGCTGGGACTGGGATGGGGCGACGCTCAGGGCTGAGGTCGATCCCTTCGGGTTTTTCAATCTTTATGTCTATGAGAAAGCAGGCAGGGTGATGATATCGCCCTCGCTTCTGGAGCTTGTGGCGCAGGGTGCGGATACGGCGCGCGATGATCTGGCGCTGGCTGTGTTTCACCGGATGGGTATTTTTATCCATGATGAGACGCCGCTTGCCCATGTGCGGACCCTGCCGCCCGGCGGTCGCCTCGTGTGGTCGGAGGGGCGGTTGGAGATCACGGGCGGGGTGGATATCCCCGTGGAGCGGCAGATCAGCCGCGAAGGTGTCGTCGAGGGCATGACGGAGTATTTTCGCGCAGGGATGGCGCGGATTTTGCACAGCTATGATGGGCCTTTGGCGCTGCCGCTGAGCGGGGGGCGGGATTCGCGCCATATCCTGCTGGAGATGCTGCATCAAGGTCGGCGGCCCGAGGCGTGTGTGACGTTTCATCATAATGGTGTGGTGATGAATACCGAGGCGCAGGCGGCGCGTATGGTGTGCGAATGGGCCGGGGTGCCGCATCATGTGCTGGGCCATGCGCGGCCCCGTCTGGCCGATGCGCTGCGGAACGTTGTGATGACGAGCCTTTGCGCGGATGAGCATGCGCAGATGATGCCGCTTCATGATTACTTTCTGGGCCGCGATATCGCCGGGTTTGACGGTATCGCAGGCGATATCCTGACCAACCCGGATGGTGATGCGGAGCGGTTCTACCAGCTGGCGATGAAGGATGATTATGTCGGCATCGCGCGCGGGTTGGTGGAGGGGCATGGCGGCGTGATCTCGCAGCCCGGATGGGGGCAAGGGGCGGGGCCGCTTTACTCACCCGGGATGGATCGCGAGGTCTTGGAGCATATTGGACGGGCGGTGGCCGCCTATGCGGATGCGCCGGACCCTTATCAAGTGTTCTGGATGTATCACCGCACGCGGCGTGAGATTAACTTCGTACCACAAGCTATTTTAGAGTCTACGAAAATGGTTTTTTGTCCCTATCTGGATGAGCCTTTTGCACGGTTCTGCATGTCGCTGCCTTATGCCGTGACGCGCGATCAGAAATTGCACAATGACTGCATCGCGCGCGCTTATCCGGGTTATGCGGATATCCCTTTTGCCGAAGGGTTTGCCGCGCCCGCGCCCCAATCCGGTGGGCTGCGCCATAAGCTGCGCAGTGCATTGGATGTTATGCGGATTTGCCGGAAACTGGGCGCGCTTGGGGAGGTGCGGGCGTTTATCGGCGAGCCTGCGGAGCTGAAACGTGGCCCGGACACGGCGTACCGCTTGCATGATCTGTGTCTGAGCGGGCTTGATACGGTCAAGGCACGGGCTTTGCTGGATTTGGCGTCAGAGCTTGAGGCTGCGCGGCCGCGCCATTTGATCACGGATGCGATCTGA
- a CDS encoding hydantoinase B/oxoprolinase family protein — MNTAHTQELDPVTFEVLKNSFITSVDQMAEQMLRTCYSFVIYNRDFSNGLHDADGNCVAQGNADIAVHVGTLHYTCKDVIRVFEGDMYPGDVYAINDPYAGGTHFSDVRLIRPIFDEETLIGFSQSNGHWSDLGGSVPGSFNVSAHEMFGEAVRITPIRLFHKGKFCSDVANMIAANTRDPASIIGDIHSQAQATQVSERELQRLVAKYGRDQVMQGMSAVQDYVERSVRQRIAALPDGTWEAVDYIDRDPGAGEGMIPIHIKMTIKGDQITYDFEGSHPTISSIYNSAHGATFSAVVAGMKTFFPDLPMNSGFYRMVDVKAPKGSVVSAEWPVAVTGFLMPFEKIMNAIFEMWSQIMPERAIACAFNLEYLLAGGNDLRKPEKPIYMFYEWLPGGWGGRNGKDGSDVTTACFGTGLMSQPSEGNERVNPTRADEFQIMQDSPGPGKWRGGAGVIKASTLLEAENTVISYICDRERAVVWGVEGGLPSMPHGLMIADGETGEEKWLGSVFSNYRIKSGDRFTRPTAGGGGYGDPMERDPVHVLEDVIDEYVSVGRAELDYGVVIKVNDADMLDYEIDVAATDKARAHIRANRVTWARTDPEEVAQMYKDGKINEMDAVRKYAVILDWGTGELMPISTGQFRESYERRSVAHWT; from the coding sequence ATGAACACTGCACACACCCAAGAGCTGGACCCGGTCACCTTCGAGGTTCTGAAAAATTCCTTCATCACATCGGTCGATCAGATGGCCGAGCAGATGCTGCGAACCTGCTATTCGTTTGTGATCTACAACCGTGATTTCTCCAATGGTCTGCATGATGCGGATGGCAATTGCGTGGCGCAGGGCAACGCCGATATCGCGGTGCATGTCGGCACGCTGCATTACACCTGCAAGGACGTGATCCGCGTCTTTGAAGGCGATATGTATCCCGGTGATGTCTATGCAATTAACGATCCATATGCGGGCGGCACGCATTTCAGCGATGTGCGGCTCATTCGGCCCATCTTTGACGAAGAAACCCTGATCGGTTTCTCGCAATCCAACGGGCATTGGTCCGACCTTGGTGGCTCTGTTCCCGGATCGTTCAACGTGAGCGCCCATGAGATGTTTGGCGAGGCGGTGCGGATCACGCCCATCCGCCTCTTCCATAAGGGCAAATTCTGCTCGGACGTGGCCAATATGATCGCGGCCAACACCCGCGATCCCGCCTCGATCATTGGCGATATCCACTCCCAAGCGCAGGCGACGCAGGTCTCCGAGCGCGAGTTGCAGCGCCTTGTCGCCAAATATGGCCGCGATCAGGTGATGCAGGGTATGAGCGCGGTGCAGGATTACGTTGAACGCTCCGTCCGGCAGCGGATTGCGGCGCTGCCTGATGGCACATGGGAGGCGGTGGATTACATTGACCGTGATCCCGGCGCGGGCGAGGGGATGATCCCCATCCATATCAAGATGACCATCAAGGGCGATCAGATCACCTATGATTTCGAGGGCAGCCACCCGACGATCTCGTCGATCTACAACTCCGCCCATGGCGCGACCTTTTCGGCGGTGGTGGCGGGGATGAAGACCTTCTTCCCCGACCTGCCGATGAACAGCGGCTTTTACCGGATGGTGGATGTGAAGGCGCCCAAGGGCAGCGTGGTCAGCGCCGAGTGGCCCGTGGCCGTGACCGGGTTCCTGATGCCGTTCGAGAAGATCATGAACGCGATCTTCGAGATGTGGTCCCAGATCATGCCGGAACGCGCCATCGCCTGTGCCTTTAACCTCGAATACCTGTTGGCGGGCGGCAATGACCTGCGCAAGCCCGAGAAGCCCATTTACATGTTCTACGAATGGCTTCCCGGCGGCTGGGGCGGGCGCAACGGCAAGGATGGCAGCGACGTGACGACCGCGTGTTTTGGCACTGGCCTCATGTCGCAACCTTCCGAGGGCAATGAACGCGTGAACCCGACCCGCGCGGACGAGTTCCAGATCATGCAAGACAGCCCCGGCCCCGGCAAATGGCGTGGTGGTGCGGGCGTGATCAAGGCCTCGACTTTGCTGGAGGCCGAAAACACCGTGATCTCCTATATCTGCGACCGGGAGCGGGCCGTGGTCTGGGGGGTGGAGGGCGGATTGCCGTCGATGCCGCATGGCCTGATGATCGCCGATGGCGAGACGGGCGAGGAAAAATGGCTCGGCTCCGTCTTCTCCAACTACCGCATCAAGAGCGGGGATCGCTTCACCCGCCCCACGGCGGGCGGGGGCGGCTATGGCGATCCGATGGAGCGTGACCCCGTGCATGTGCTTGAAGACGTGATCGACGAGTATGTGTCGGTTGGCCGGGCCGAGCTGGATTACGGCGTGGTGATCAAGGTGAACGATGCCGATATGCTCGATTACGAGATTGACGTGGCCGCCACCGACAAGGCCCGCGCCCATATCCGCGCAAACCGTGTCACCTGGGCGCGCACCGACCCCGAAGAGGTCGCGCAGATGTATAAGGACGGCAAAATCAACGAGATGGACGCCGTGCGCAAATATGCGGTGATCCTTGATTGGGGCACGGGCGAGCTGATGCCGATCTCCACAGGCCAGTTCCGCGAAAGCTATGAGCGCCGCTCGGTCGCGCACTGGACCTGA
- a CDS encoding WecB/TagA/CpsF family glycosyltransferase, with protein sequence MADIGAALRARRGFALATVNLDHLVKIGEDPAFAASYAAQDIVVADGRPIVWLARLAGETIELLPGSDMIVPLCSFAQEAGVPIAIIGSTELALQDARAHLCAALPGLEVAYAHAPPMGFDPEGDTAAEVLRAVEASGAGLCFLALGAPKQEALAARGRSLAPSVGFASIGAGLDFLGGHQRRAPAWVRAIALEWLWRALSSPARLVPRYAKCFAILPALIWRTWRAK encoded by the coding sequence ATGGCAGATATCGGGGCCGCGTTGCGCGCACGGCGCGGCTTTGCCTTGGCCACCGTGAACCTTGACCATCTTGTAAAGATTGGGGAAGACCCGGCGTTTGCGGCGTCATATGCGGCGCAGGATATTGTCGTGGCCGATGGGCGGCCGATTGTCTGGCTTGCGCGGCTTGCGGGCGAGACGATTGAGCTCTTGCCCGGCTCGGATATGATCGTGCCTCTGTGCAGCTTTGCCCAAGAGGCAGGCGTGCCCATCGCGATAATCGGCTCCACGGAACTGGCCTTGCAGGACGCGCGCGCGCATCTTTGTGCCGCCCTGCCGGGGCTTGAGGTCGCATATGCCCACGCACCGCCCATGGGGTTTGACCCAGAGGGCGACACGGCGGCGGAGGTGCTGCGCGCGGTTGAGGCCTCAGGCGCGGGCCTATGCTTTCTGGCCCTCGGCGCGCCCAAGCAAGAGGCGCTGGCCGCACGCGGTCGCAGCCTCGCCCCGTCGGTCGGGTTTGCCTCCATCGGCGCGGGCCTTGATTTTCTGGGCGGCCATCAGCGGCGCGCACCCGCATGGGTCCGGGCGATTGCGCTCGAATGGCTGTGGCGCGCGCTCAGCAGCCCTGCCCGGCTCGTCCCGCGCTATGCCAAATGTTTTGCTATCCTGCCGGCACTGATCTGGCGCACATGGCGCGCGAAATGA
- a CDS encoding AraC-like ligand-binding domain-containing protein, with product MYFSTAEFTAPDKSDVWARKLSETYFSLEAECHNAAEFQGELKSWSLGVMGLSEMECDGVLYHRRREHFAKEQDASLLITIPHKGDVHFKQAARDTKCGPGAFLVERGDMPYEFWHAKRNRLWVLKVPTASVRSRLGATDRLGSLTFDATGGVGSYFVGAVRNTIECIDMIADAGRDMAGQHLLDLLCLSMRSDDRILDSNSSTIRAAHLQRAEQYIRDNLANPNLSSQLVAESCGISLRYLQRLFAETDNSIVGYIRDKRLTRCDEALRMVGETSTVANIAYKWGFYDQAQFCKHYRKRFGCTPTDTRRQIRLEAAREG from the coding sequence ATGTATTTTTCGACAGCTGAGTTCACCGCGCCCGACAAGAGCGATGTCTGGGCTCGTAAACTGTCTGAGACCTATTTCTCGCTTGAGGCCGAATGCCATAATGCGGCGGAGTTTCAGGGCGAGCTGAAATCTTGGTCGTTGGGCGTCATGGGCCTGTCAGAGATGGAATGTGACGGGGTCCTTTACCATCGCCGCCGCGAACATTTTGCCAAGGAACAAGACGCAAGCCTCCTGATCACTATCCCGCACAAGGGAGATGTGCATTTCAAGCAGGCCGCGCGCGATACCAAATGCGGCCCCGGTGCGTTTTTGGTGGAGCGAGGCGACATGCCTTATGAGTTCTGGCACGCCAAGCGCAATCGGCTATGGGTGCTCAAAGTGCCCACCGCCAGCGTCCGCTCGCGCCTTGGGGCGACGGATCGGCTGGGCTCACTGACCTTTGATGCCACGGGCGGTGTCGGGTCTTATTTCGTGGGGGCTGTGCGCAACACGATCGAGTGTATTGATATGATCGCCGATGCCGGGCGCGATATGGCGGGGCAACATCTGCTGGACCTTCTGTGCCTATCGATGCGCAGCGATGACCGTATTCTGGACAGCAATTCCTCGACCATCCGTGCAGCTCATCTTCAACGTGCCGAGCAATATATCCGCGATAACCTTGCCAATCCCAACCTCAGTTCGCAACTGGTCGCCGAAAGCTGTGGCATCTCGCTGCGCTATCTTCAGCGTCTCTTTGCGGAGACGGACAACTCCATCGTAGGTTATATCCGCGACAAGCGGCTCACGCGCTGTGACGAGGCGCTTCGGATGGTGGGCGAGACCTCTACCGTGGCCAATATCGCCTATAAATGGGGGTTCTACGACCAAGCGCAGTTTTGCAAACATTACCGCAAGCGCTTTGGCTGCACCCCCACCGACACACGCAGACAGATCCGCCTGGAGGCGGCGCGCGAGGGCTGA
- a CDS encoding MBL fold metallo-hydrolase, which translates to MSDDFNPAPGTAIPLALDLRRIVAPNPSPMTYRGTNTYLIGQSNIAVIDPGPDDPNHLSAILSALEPGQRITHILTTHAHRDHTPLAAPLSEQTGAPVYAYGGPEAGRSAVMADLAATGLMRGGEGVDEGFTPDITLKDNEIITGTDWQIRALWTPGHFGNHLCFEMGGAIFCGDLVMGWASSLVSPPDGDLTDFMASCRRLQECGAKVLYPGHGAPITDPAARLKWLIAHRETREAQILAQIAHGPATASQIAQAIYTDTNPALLPAAVRNVLAHLIDLMGKKHAAPQGALHADTPFRALQDRHQNN; encoded by the coding sequence ATGAGCGATGATTTCAACCCCGCCCCCGGCACAGCCATCCCCCTCGCCCTCGACCTGCGGCGGATCGTGGCCCCCAATCCGTCGCCCATGACCTACCGTGGCACGAATACCTATCTCATCGGCCAAAGCAATATCGCCGTCATTGACCCCGGCCCGGACGATCCAAACCATCTGAGCGCTATCCTAAGCGCGCTGGAGCCCGGGCAGCGGATCACCCATATCCTCACCACCCATGCGCATCGCGACCACACGCCGCTCGCGGCTCCGCTTAGCGAACAGACAGGCGCGCCGGTCTATGCGTATGGCGGGCCAGAGGCCGGGCGCAGCGCAGTGATGGCAGATCTCGCAGCCACCGGCCTCATGCGCGGCGGCGAAGGTGTGGATGAAGGCTTTACCCCTGATATCACCCTGAAAGATAACGAGATCATTACTGGCACAGATTGGCAGATCCGCGCCCTCTGGACCCCCGGCCATTTCGGCAATCATCTCTGCTTTGAGATGGGCGGGGCCATCTTCTGCGGCGATCTGGTAATGGGCTGGGCCAGCTCCCTCGTCTCGCCCCCCGACGGGGACCTCACGGATTTCATGGCCTCATGCCGCAGGCTGCAAGAGTGCGGCGCAAAGGTCCTGTACCCCGGCCACGGCGCGCCCATCACGGACCCCGCCGCGCGGCTCAAGTGGTTGATTGCGCACCGCGAGACCCGCGAAGCCCAGATCTTGGCGCAGATCGCCCACGGCCCGGCCACAGCCAGCCAGATCGCACAGGCCATCTACACCGACACAAACCCTGCCCTCCTGCCCGCCGCCGTCCGCAACGTCCTCGCGCATCTCATTGACCTGATGGGCAAAAAACACGCTGCACCCCAAGGCGCACTGCATGCGGACACCCCATTCAGGGCCCTACAAGATCGCCATCAAAATAACTGA
- a CDS encoding glycosyltransferase, with translation MSVTAIVIGRNEGARLVVSLASLKGEVASVIYVDSGSSDGSVSAAKAAGAQVVALDMGKPFTAARARNAGLTLADTEFVFFLDGDCRAVPGFVADAIACLEAHPQVVVVCGRRREIAPEASVYNALADREWDGPSGAVKACGGDAVMRAAAVRALDGYNPALIAGEEPDLCLRLRAQGWGIWRLDRDMTLHDADMHRFEQWWQRAMRAGHAFAEGAMLHGAAPERHWVAETRRALLWGAVLPLALLTLSFTVSWGWLLWLVYPAQVLRLSRRGGWAWGFFTVLGKFAEARGAVGYYWRRLRGGEVRIIEYK, from the coding sequence ATGAGCGTTACCGCCATTGTGATCGGGCGCAATGAGGGCGCGCGATTGGTGGTGTCTCTTGCCTCGCTCAAGGGCGAGGTGGCGTCGGTCATTTATGTCGATAGCGGCTCTAGCGATGGGAGTGTTTCGGCGGCGAAAGCTGCGGGGGCGCAGGTCGTGGCGCTGGACATGGGCAAGCCCTTTACGGCGGCGCGGGCGCGCAATGCAGGCCTGACGTTGGCGGACACTGAGTTCGTGTTCTTCCTCGATGGGGATTGCAGGGCTGTTCCGGGCTTTGTGGCCGACGCAATCGCTTGTTTAGAGGCGCATCCGCAGGTGGTTGTGGTCTGTGGCAGGCGGCGCGAAATTGCGCCCGAGGCCAGTGTTTACAACGCCTTGGCGGATCGTGAATGGGACGGCCCAAGCGGCGCGGTCAAGGCCTGTGGCGGGGATGCTGTGATGCGTGCAGCGGCTGTGCGGGCTTTGGATGGCTATAATCCTGCGCTGATTGCTGGCGAGGAGCCGGACCTCTGCTTGCGCCTACGCGCGCAGGGTTGGGGCATCTGGCGGCTAGACCGGGATATGACGTTGCACGATGCGGATATGCACCGCTTTGAGCAGTGGTGGCAGCGCGCGATGCGGGCGGGCCATGCCTTTGCCGAAGGGGCTATGCTGCATGGTGCGGCACCCGAGCGGCATTGGGTGGCGGAGACACGCAGGGCGCTTCTTTGGGGCGCAGTTTTGCCTTTGGCGCTGCTTACCCTGAGCTTCACTGTGTCGTGGGGCTGGCTCTTGTGGCTGGTCTATCCGGCGCAGGTTTTGCGGCTTTCGCGGCGCGGCGGCTGGGCCTGGGGTTTCTTCACGGTCTTGGGCAAATTCGCGGAGGCGCGGGGCGCGGTGGGCTATTACTGGCGCAGGCTGCGCGGGGGTGAAGTGCGGATTATCGAATATAAGTGA
- a CDS encoding hydantoinase/oxoprolinase family protein: MTKTRVAVDVGGTFTDVVIMDEASGQIRIEKTPSTPDDPMRAIMTGVADAKVDLADVTMFSHGTTVATNALIMRQLPRTAMVCTEGFRDVVEIRRSNKEDLWDTYKDVAKPYIPRRDRLCVKERIDAAGKVIAELDEADARRVAAILKKRDVKAIAVCFINSYVNGAHERRMKEILREVMPDVHISISSQIMPEIFEHERFSTTMVNACVSPVVVDYVSRLSDKLSDGGYTRDLLLLHTGGGVMTPASVKDFAARLAGSGIAAGAIASRFIGNLCGHENSIGFDMGGTSTDVSLAYQGESTVTKDWYIEYGYPIRFPSIEVLTIGAGGGSLAWRDEGGSLRNGPQSAGAMPGPACYSNGNEVATNSDANVVLGRLGTSLAGGDITLDPALAEKAVQDTVAGPFGMELHAAAEAIIDVANANMANAVRLLSISRGHDPRDFALVAFGGAGALHGAAVARELSIPVVIVPPNPGVTSAMGCLLVDIQHDFSDSFMADAATTKPEDLEAAFASIEAEAAERLRHEGVAPKDTVLQRTVEMMYQGQWRSLAVPAPGKITSTSDLINGFHDQHEREYNFRREDAPVSIFRVGIKATGVVPKAELPSFEVVKNTPTPLTTRKVWFKGAAHDTPVYDRAAFKAGAEFDGPAIVEQVDSTVVVPPSTHVTVDQYMNILMRVEG, encoded by the coding sequence ATGACAAAAACACGGGTTGCAGTCGATGTGGGGGGCACGTTCACCGACGTGGTCATCATGGATGAGGCAAGCGGGCAGATCCGCATTGAAAAGACCCCCTCCACCCCCGATGATCCGATGCGCGCCATCATGACCGGTGTGGCGGATGCAAAGGTGGATCTTGCGGATGTCACCATGTTCTCGCATGGCACCACGGTGGCTACGAACGCGCTTATCATGCGGCAATTGCCACGCACGGCGATGGTCTGCACCGAAGGGTTCCGCGATGTGGTGGAGATACGCCGCTCCAACAAGGAAGACCTTTGGGACACCTATAAGGACGTGGCCAAGCCCTATATCCCGCGCCGGGACCGTTTGTGCGTCAAGGAACGGATCGACGCTGCAGGCAAGGTGATCGCCGAGCTGGACGAGGCAGATGCCCGCCGGGTGGCCGCGATCCTCAAGAAACGTGATGTGAAGGCCATCGCCGTTTGTTTCATCAACTCTTATGTCAACGGCGCGCATGAGCGGCGGATGAAGGAAATCCTGCGCGAGGTGATGCCGGATGTGCATATCTCGATCTCAAGCCAGATCATGCCCGAGATTTTCGAGCATGAGCGGTTCTCGACCACGATGGTCAATGCCTGCGTGTCGCCCGTGGTGGTCGATTACGTCTCGCGGCTGAGCGATAAGCTCTCGGACGGGGGCTATACGCGCGACCTTTTGCTCCTGCACACCGGCGGCGGCGTGATGACGCCCGCAAGCGTCAAGGATTTTGCCGCGCGTCTGGCTGGCTCGGGCATTGCGGCGGGGGCGATTGCGAGCCGGTTTATCGGCAATCTCTGCGGCCATGAGAATTCCATCGGGTTTGACATGGGCGGGACCAGCACGGATGTCTCGCTGGCCTATCAGGGCGAAAGTACGGTGACGAAGGATTGGTATATTGAATACGGCTATCCTATCCGCTTCCCGTCGATCGAGGTTCTGACCATCGGCGCGGGCGGTGGATCGCTCGCGTGGCGCGATGAAGGTGGGTCCTTGCGCAACGGACCGCAATCCGCGGGCGCGATGCCCGGCCCTGCGTGTTATTCCAACGGCAATGAGGTGGCCACCAACTCGGACGCCAATGTGGTTCTGGGCCGTCTCGGCACCAGCCTTGCAGGCGGCGATATCACGCTCGACCCCGCGCTGGCCGAAAAGGCGGTGCAAGACACCGTGGCAGGGCCTTTCGGGATGGAGCTGCACGCCGCAGCAGAGGCGATCATCGACGTGGCCAACGCCAACATGGCCAATGCGGTGCGGCTCTTGTCGATCAGCCGCGGCCATGATCCGCGCGATTTCGCGCTGGTGGCCTTTGGTGGGGCAGGGGCCTTGCACGGCGCGGCTGTGGCCCGCGAATTGTCGATCCCCGTGGTCATCGTGCCGCCCAATCCCGGCGTCACCTCGGCCATGGGCTGCTTGCTGGTGGATATTCAGCATGACTTCTCCGACAGCTTCATGGCCGATGCGGCCACCACCAAGCCGGAAGATCTGGAGGCGGCGTTTGCCTCTATCGAGGCCGAAGCGGCAGAGCGTTTGCGGCATGAAGGTGTCGCCCCCAAGGACACGGTTTTGCAGCGCACGGTTGAGATGATGTATCAAGGTCAGTGGCGTTCGCTTGCGGTGCCTGCACCCGGAAAAATCACCTCGACCAGCGATCTGATCAACGGCTTTCATGATCAGCATGAGCGCGAATACAATTTCCGCCGCGAGGATGCGCCCGTCAGCATCTTCCGTGTGGGGATCAAGGCCACGGGCGTGGTGCCCAAGGCCGAATTGCCCAGCTTTGAGGTGGTCAAGAACACGCCTACGCCTTTGACCACCCGCAAGGTGTGGTTCAAGGGCGCGGCCCATGACACGCCGGTCTATGACCGCGCGGCCTTCAAGGCGGGGGCCGAATTCGACGGACCCGCGATTGTCGAACAGGTGGACAGCACCGTGGTCGTGCCGCCGAGCACCCATGTGACGGTCGATCAGTATATGAACATTCTTATGCGCGTGGAGGGCTGA